In the Qipengyuania pelagi genome, one interval contains:
- a CDS encoding hotdog domain-containing protein, producing the protein MLAKDVFDHGPDPENPGWNHWNLKDETLFNGAVMGRLITRVDDDGKARLRMFPERRHENLQGIIHGAVTLSLIDIALFTTMHTLGSGNAGPSVTLELSTQFVGGGKIATPLDAVTEIVKETGKLVFVRGLVEQGDHRVASFSGIVRKMRPRSDSVAAPL; encoded by the coding sequence GTGCTCGCGAAAGACGTTTTCGACCACGGGCCGGACCCGGAAAATCCCGGCTGGAACCACTGGAACCTGAAGGACGAGACGCTGTTCAACGGCGCGGTGATGGGCAGGCTCATCACGCGCGTCGACGATGACGGGAAGGCGCGGCTGCGCATGTTCCCCGAACGGCGGCACGAGAACCTTCAGGGCATCATCCACGGGGCCGTCACGCTCTCGCTGATCGACATCGCGCTTTTCACCACCATGCACACGCTGGGCAGCGGCAATGCGGGTCCTTCGGTGACGCTCGAGCTTTCGACCCAGTTCGTCGGCGGCGGGAAGATCGCGACGCCGCTCGATGCTGTCACGGAAATCGTGAAAGAAACCGGGAAGCTCGTCTTCGTGCGCGGTCTGGTCGAACAGGGCGATCACCGGGTCGCATCCTTTTCGGGCATCGTCCGAAAGATGCGGCCCCGTTCCGATAGCGTTGCAGCGCCTTTGTGA